Proteins encoded together in one Oceanobacillus iheyensis HTE831 window:
- a CDS encoding PH domain-containing protein has product MMQSKRMHPLMIASSILRSIKDLFFLILILFVINIGSTSTWVVIGRYILIAIFILLIITAIVAWFRTSYEVKEKSIVIRQGAFVIKQRYLPFDRVQNVKTNTPFYFRFLNVTSLILETGSGGDDASFTFPALHLADAEKIESTIDRFRKTGHTTEQVEGQQAIAVTSQSENERNIEMEQKHSERRIHFSPTRKDVLKASILSASYIVLIPIMLSIFQQIDSVYDIDTYLEDGFQFISNSWMVLAIAITLIILASITFGVIQTFLKYGKYEIASDEERIYISQGVLSEKNFSIRKKNVQAIEMRQSILKRLLGLTSVKLISAGEMDLSGDPVNSLYPFLPTKRALSLVEELLPGFEITTKMERMPTSSLVARMLHIPWIWIIATGVILYFFPEWWWTSIVLLILNIVGRYLDYRFAKFTINGSFIQLQTGGWEITTLVTQRHKAIEFSVEENIIQRRLGLITVKTSNRGKPVYVKTLADIPASMANEAYYWYKQ; this is encoded by the coding sequence ATGATGCAATCAAAACGCATGCACCCATTAATGATTGCTTCATCCATTTTACGTTCGATTAAAGATCTGTTCTTTTTAATACTAATTTTATTTGTCATTAATATAGGGTCGACATCAACCTGGGTAGTTATTGGCAGATATATTCTAATTGCAATCTTTATTTTACTAATTATCACCGCTATCGTAGCGTGGTTCCGAACTTCATATGAAGTAAAAGAAAAATCGATTGTTATTCGACAAGGTGCATTTGTAATTAAACAACGGTATTTGCCTTTTGATCGCGTACAAAATGTAAAGACCAATACACCCTTTTACTTTCGCTTTCTCAATGTGACATCTTTAATTCTAGAGACTGGTTCGGGAGGTGACGATGCTTCATTCACCTTTCCTGCTCTCCACTTAGCAGATGCAGAGAAAATAGAAAGCACGATCGACCGCTTCCGAAAAACCGGTCATACAACAGAACAAGTTGAAGGACAACAAGCCATAGCGGTGACATCACAATCCGAAAACGAACGTAACATTGAAATGGAGCAAAAGCATTCAGAACGAAGGATACACTTTTCACCGACACGAAAAGATGTATTAAAAGCATCGATACTATCAGCAAGTTATATTGTATTAATTCCAATAATGTTATCGATTTTCCAACAAATTGATAGTGTTTATGATATCGACACTTATCTCGAAGATGGTTTCCAGTTCATATCCAATTCCTGGATGGTACTTGCCATCGCGATTACTTTAATTATCTTAGCGTCTATTACTTTTGGCGTTATACAAACATTTTTAAAGTATGGAAAGTATGAAATTGCTTCTGATGAAGAGCGAATTTACATTTCTCAAGGTGTACTTAGTGAAAAGAATTTCTCTATCCGAAAAAAGAATGTCCAGGCCATTGAAATGCGCCAATCCATTTTAAAACGGCTACTAGGATTAACAAGTGTAAAATTAATAAGTGCTGGTGAGATGGATCTGTCTGGAGATCCCGTTAATTCTCTATATCCATTTCTACCTACAAAGAGAGCCCTATCTTTAGTAGAAGAATTACTGCCAGGATTTGAAATCACGACAAAAATGGAGCGAATGCCAACTTCATCGCTTGTTGCACGAATGCTCCATATTCCGTGGATATGGATAATCGCCACAGGAGTTATTCTTTATTTCTTTCCAGAGTGGTGGTGGACATCTATTGTTTTGCTTATTTTAAACATTGTAGGACGATATCTCGATTATCGATTTGCTAAATTTACAATCAATGGATCATTTATTCAATTACAAACGGGTGGTTGGGAAATTACGACATTGGTTACCCAACGTCATAAAGCGATCGAATTTTCCGTAGAAGAAAATATCATTCAACGTCGTCTTGGGTTAATTACCGTTAAAACAAGCAATCGCGGTAAACCTGTGTACGTGAAGACCCTTGCTGACATACCTGCATCAATGGCAAATGAAGCCTATTATTGGTATAAACAATAA
- a CDS encoding GntR family transcriptional regulator — MKLNLREGSLYIQVKDILKERIINGRYKVNDLIPSEPELEREFEVSKITIRKAVEQLAQEGYVEKRSGIGTTVLANQVVSKLSKGQRFSEYLIGEGYQLRKKFIDLTVVEELSPPLHQLDSNEVYCIERLYILNGRPYIHFRHYIAGHITLPKDPEVFVNSLYDMLYQQGIRFYRFKDEFGVSVPEQEVAELLEVEKQPLLQRERYSYDSRDRLVEYSFAYYNTELHKYIVNFNM; from the coding sequence ATGAAACTGAATTTAAGGGAAGGTTCTTTATATATTCAAGTGAAAGATATCTTGAAAGAAAGAATTATTAATGGGCGATATAAGGTCAATGATCTAATTCCCTCTGAACCAGAATTAGAGAGAGAGTTTGAAGTGAGTAAGATAACTATACGCAAAGCGGTAGAACAACTTGCTCAAGAAGGCTACGTAGAAAAAAGAAGTGGTATCGGGACAACGGTTTTGGCGAATCAAGTGGTTTCCAAATTATCGAAAGGTCAGCGGTTCTCCGAATATTTAATCGGAGAAGGTTATCAATTGCGTAAGAAATTTATTGATTTAACAGTTGTGGAAGAACTCTCACCGCCGCTACATCAGTTGGACAGTAATGAAGTCTATTGTATTGAACGCCTGTATATCCTAAATGGGAGACCGTATATACACTTCAGACATTATATAGCTGGGCATATTACACTTCCAAAAGATCCGGAAGTATTTGTTAATTCCCTCTATGATATGTTGTATCAGCAAGGAATTCGCTTTTATCGATTTAAAGATGAATTTGGTGTATCTGTTCCTGAACAAGAAGTTGCCGAACTGTTGGAAGTAGAGAAACAACCGTTATTACAACGTGAACGGTATTCCTATGATAGTAGAGACCGGCTTGTGGAGTATTCATTTGCCTATTATAATACCGAGCTTCATAAATATATTGTTAATTTTAATATGTGA
- a CDS encoding sugar kinase, which produces MTNKVKAFGEVMMRLHVPGNKKLVQTRALDMSFSGTGVNVLTALGRYGNQTSLITTLPDNNIGEASLSYLQSLGIGTQDIRRDGDHIGMFFLEDGFDLRPSVVTYTNRKISAFHQSVTSDYEMDRILLDTDMIHFCGIGLAVSENSRDTILSLAKKAKERGVLVVFDCNYRQKLWKSNIHRAKNDYQQMLQLSDVCFMTEKDAMHILGYATNEIERKSQIKHLIPKVAKEYGIQSIAGTIRQRLQDNKHEIEGFLYTNAKFYFSKRYEFRIFDRIGGGDGFASGIMHGLRQQYSKKDTIQFAMAAGILAHTTYGDSPISSDKEVWALVNNHDPDIER; this is translated from the coding sequence ATGACGAATAAAGTGAAGGCATTTGGAGAAGTAATGATGCGACTCCATGTACCAGGTAATAAGAAGTTAGTGCAAACGCGTGCGTTAGATATGTCTTTTTCGGGTACAGGAGTGAATGTGCTGACGGCTCTAGGGAGATATGGCAACCAGACTAGTCTCATCACCACTTTACCAGATAATAATATCGGAGAAGCATCGCTATCGTATTTGCAATCATTAGGTATTGGAACGCAAGACATTCGTCGAGATGGGGACCATATAGGCATGTTCTTTTTAGAAGATGGTTTTGATTTGCGCCCATCCGTAGTCACATACACCAATAGGAAAATCAGTGCCTTTCATCAATCAGTAACTTCAGACTATGAAATGGATCGCATTTTACTAGATACAGATATGATTCACTTTTGTGGCATTGGGTTAGCAGTCTCTGAGAATTCGAGGGATACCATTCTTTCACTTGCTAAAAAAGCAAAGGAACGTGGAGTTTTAGTAGTATTTGATTGTAATTATCGGCAGAAACTTTGGAAAAGTAATATTCACCGTGCGAAAAATGATTATCAGCAAATGCTGCAGCTAAGTGATGTATGTTTTATGACAGAAAAAGACGCTATGCATATATTAGGCTACGCTACGAATGAGATAGAACGAAAATCACAAATCAAACACCTTATACCAAAAGTAGCAAAGGAATATGGAATTCAATCAATTGCTGGTACAATAAGGCAGAGATTACAAGATAATAAGCATGAAATCGAAGGGTTTTTATATACAAATGCTAAATTTTATTTCTCCAAACGTTATGAATTTCGAATTTTCGATCGTATCGGTGGAGGAGATGGATTTGCTAGTGGTATAATGCATGGATTACGACAACAGTATTCGAAAAAAGATACTATTCAATTTGCGATGGCAGCAGGAATATTAGCACATACGACTTATGGTGATTCGCCGATTTCCTCAGATAAAGAAGTATGGGCATTAGTAAATAATCATGATCCCGATATAGAAAGGTAG
- the dagF gene encoding 2-dehydro-3-deoxy-phosphogluconate aldolase, with the protein MAQNFYNDRICLNVLASDITNAKEIYEATDGHVLIGLLSSNYTSVQEALEDIRVYDKVLDGSISLGLGGGNPEQWKMVADISREYKPRHINQVFPKVGYTRAAVNHAQTMINSLVKPTGQPGLVDIATGPTNKSLIIVEVEAAIQLTKEMGGNSLKFFPMGGTSRLEEYEAVAKACAKEDFYLEPTGGIDVQNSPQIIEIALQAGVKKVIPHVYSSIIDGSTGRTRLEDVQSIYHFVKKLGDQYDE; encoded by the coding sequence ATGGCTCAAAACTTTTATAACGATCGAATTTGTTTAAATGTATTAGCTTCCGATATAACAAATGCAAAAGAAATCTATGAAGCAACCGATGGTCATGTACTTATCGGGTTATTATCAAGCAATTATACAAGCGTACAAGAAGCGTTAGAAGATATAAGGGTGTATGATAAAGTACTAGATGGATCCATTTCTCTTGGTTTAGGTGGTGGGAACCCGGAACAATGGAAGATGGTTGCAGATATTAGTCGTGAGTATAAACCAAGACATATTAATCAAGTTTTCCCAAAAGTAGGATATACAAGAGCGGCTGTAAATCATGCTCAAACGATGATTAATAGCCTCGTAAAGCCAACTGGCCAACCAGGTCTTGTCGACATTGCTACTGGTCCAACGAATAAATCTCTTATTATCGTAGAAGTAGAAGCAGCGATTCAGCTAACAAAAGAAATGGGAGGGAATTCATTGAAGTTCTTTCCAATGGGTGGAACGAGTCGTTTAGAAGAGTATGAAGCAGTAGCTAAGGCTTGTGCAAAAGAAGACTTTTATTTAGAGCCAACAGGGGGAATAGATGTTCAAAATAGTCCACAAATTATTGAAATTGCCCTTCAAGCAGGTGTGAAGAAAGTTATTCCACATGTCTATTCATCTATTATCGATGGATCTACCGGTCGTACGAGACTAGAGGATGTACAGTCTATCTATCATTTTGTGAAAAAATTAGGAGATCAGTATGACGAATAA
- a CDS encoding PH domain-containing protein yields MHNQIEEPTERISEKAILVWRTVNGIILSVAFIIVIALLIAHTYFSWYDWIAYVLWGLVALSILDIIWSIYLEPYLQQKYWRYQVDEDFVQIKHGRWKLVHIVIPMTKIQYVGLKQGPLLRKYNLHTLSIGTMASTHEIPAIPEDTARAIRDQIAELANINKEEGEE; encoded by the coding sequence ATGCACAATCAAATAGAAGAACCAACGGAGAGAATATCCGAGAAGGCAATACTTGTTTGGCGTACAGTAAACGGTATTATACTATCGGTAGCATTTATTATAGTAATTGCACTATTAATCGCACATACATATTTTTCTTGGTATGACTGGATAGCCTATGTACTATGGGGACTAGTTGCGCTTAGTATACTTGATATTATCTGGTCAATCTATTTAGAGCCTTATTTACAACAGAAATATTGGCGATATCAAGTAGATGAAGATTTTGTACAAATAAAACATGGTCGATGGAAACTTGTTCATATCGTCATTCCGATGACAAAAATTCAGTATGTCGGTTTGAAACAAGGACCGTTACTACGTAAATATAATTTACATACCTTATCTATTGGAACAATGGCTTCTACACACGAAATTCCAGCTATTCCGGAAGATACAGCTCGAGCGATACGAGACCAAATCGCTGAATTAGCAAATATTAATAAGGAGGAAGGAGAGGAATGA
- a CDS encoding spore coat protein → MHSMNQGQGNIGQQPNQMNQPTNQAGTTKPGQSLNHGGHELFDAHEVIAGIISMLDQYQMYEQHIQDPALKDILHRQTTFVTKTYNTIVESFQTGNDPKVPTQEYKMQQSNNIVYGIQAGKPKKPNASTSDLSDQGISAYMLGNAKSLTSLLAMTAVEMTNPVLRRVIADTVPNFIELSYEIFLYQNKHAYYQVPQLAEQDMINMLNSYTTVQQPPNTPLH, encoded by the coding sequence ATGCATTCAATGAATCAAGGACAAGGTAATATCGGTCAACAGCCAAATCAGATGAACCAGCCAACGAATCAAGCTGGTACGACAAAACCTGGACAAAGTCTAAATCATGGCGGTCATGAGTTATTTGATGCCCATGAAGTTATTGCTGGTATCATCAGTATGCTTGATCAATATCAAATGTATGAACAACATATCCAAGATCCTGCACTAAAGGATATTTTGCATCGTCAAACAACTTTTGTAACAAAAACCTATAATACCATTGTTGAATCTTTTCAAACTGGGAATGATCCCAAAGTACCTACTCAAGAATACAAGATGCAACAATCCAACAATATTGTTTACGGTATTCAAGCTGGTAAACCGAAGAAACCGAATGCTTCTACCAGTGATCTATCGGATCAAGGAATCTCCGCCTATATGCTAGGAAATGCTAAGTCACTAACATCTTTGCTGGCGATGACAGCAGTCGAGATGACCAACCCCGTATTACGTAGAGTAATTGCTGACACAGTACCAAATTTTATTGAGCTTAGCTACGAGATTTTCTTATATCAAAATAAACACGCATATTATCAAGTTCCTCAATTAGCAGAACAAGATATGATCAATATGTTAAATAGTTATACAACCGTACAACAACCGCCAAATACTCCGTTACACTAA